One window of the Leishmania panamensis strain MHOM/PA/94/PSC-1 chromosome 8 sequence genome contains the following:
- a CDS encoding hypothetical protein (TriTrypDB/GeneDB-style sysID: LpmP.08.0450) yields the protein MIACAAIQRLERYGSLGLKRHSVEDFVSTSLKDARRANIYALTLLSTWREAVQAVRGGDADSISDTSKAPARYTEALVYAVSFAVALTTQHLFEVNTNVATAPVISMNDSAVLTAAGTGQQAKKAAAESMSTSSSSSSSNSKDGATAASLIFTVPYAQALELLTLLKEMTVAIGSSRALRSNASSDDFTKAVAHLLTSSTDLALLLLGDVSIGSNAATPERGELQPGSVSNEEQQRKAILAQVLVLVTATAQMLRRVQVSYPISHLYHTRPCAALLKIVANKHKQLQQRHRHSSCNSEATTEKPQRATNDAVNRAGEGAAVHEVSTTRVPVLLSLLRRYIQVSARCSLAGTQQPSPTSSWAASLFSIFSLFQRLSLLHGALGAVADLSKGLAAQLSRACDDVQYWLSQLLSSTACNRATRYVVYFREDELRLMQHNVRQASEYALFTFATTPPADPGLVESLLAGDAAGNTRAIDAYEEVTHARAALVLAQWCVSAPFYFESFCRNESWASFAQEQRRLVLRQQSRARRGLEKTSHRQQRKERARQKALLLDEAPGDGPSSVSSGASSVQSGGSDSASSTGGYHQRQRRGVSRDDETASLSSFQTARHVDHADASVGSSLTSLASRVSLLSTFSKHSTASYLSFISVLRPSAAADSVAGGAGARDGTDGDGEGAVSDTARQMHESEDGNTNLPLILLEQLTLGLHRFMEAYPAELLDRYGLRSVSWNSIARMFAIVEASLANNTQMTAGTAAAAAARCHTNRHHSSQEQQQPLFNLAQDIRYNKGMGYECLGLLFAKVVAPLLDLTPSQQQLPRGPTHEVSGANDGESGDVGSSSSIGGNSNGNRTKEELFANATVGSAVLTLNDDPATRASVEAALSTCLTAYEKVAPQVVDMSLSTILRLASRTAITSAGMTTPPRPAPLISSLSSMLVAFVRDITARLGRSNDLPRLVDALLEQRDFAANADAAAAVSVAMDGSGDTASSIRSLRAMFSHPSVRQAVMAAAGTSLDPESLLGRLSSVAAELVETRNGKISSGAQDEEQGEAASTATSPWTHDDAQVQRMLLALELMEALLAGVVPTSVSASALLEHAAQLELLLSASFMAAVEELQRVDPAAAAAWDSGTRARDLYGDLLHDRRLLMIQHIYTIRQCRAVTILCLQDLGTQHVHDYLRMLEDVLWQLTSHVGNLVGSLTLAELQPLLQAHPEWYNNSEVVAPSPSVPGQLQLELLPPSLILQRLSLARTVTVALGAHAGPEAELRDMVAHLWDCLGNDRLDTAAKAHLRPAGVSLWLANQMTSEEWVSLVALGKEKDARASMMELLLRSAAVSSAERTETPAWLSRCLQCIPATVTRALVDALVSLPVEDLCDTFCKSAALSARQRRELARRQWMVLTASLVAAYAVVGHNPYWPSVVAHTVCAVTHVARVWRKYAKGRLGDADGTPAQAPHRSTEMHSFALLMRQLLSVLLCTLRSEPRAAGVLRRVLLTLARESAVASSSAAPPTAPALSRCGMSVAYVEALKVPATSLSDLSAPAPLTASTLTTTVNEGEEDEVFVALKDMTFEDELRGVGIQLFAPAFAKRLVTLTGLCSDSAAVAMPLTFATAAAVIRASMSTLALLYQICVAAAQASWRARTTDGNLDALMQTPAVVFLHAVASGFHARGATIASSNGASTGAATTVALTAFLEQFNGHDGAPAEHRLFVHIASAATTAPGEKRRQVRDTTNGGAGDVANGATVSSAPRAAAVASSDALEAVEKLWCDQLRSIACTVMHLSHTAEGECNASAAVLQKACVTFRQLFTCMWSSARSKQHQMSKGSGSRTGGGSGGGSKRVRSHGDSEPTVHHSSLSGGVDAFLAEVLALSRTTGDDGSDAVGGVTGNNLRCQLADFFGITATATKGAARSDVHVGRVCDRLWMRLLSAGEEAGVCALWLLWKLQCVSATLRDDSATTEGLQDDSQARMRKFLCAYCDMNACVEGDAAAAWTASTYTRVATMLRALPNTLRVLTAEGAPPLFHEHVNSLLTSTIPRASPRSSADASSFAVAAPAAAELLVHLLSVRPRLPAEMLLPHAQHLLVWLSSPSSSAASLAAVGAHGGTSPSLSSLCIRVCAAVAAHPAVSSASDASALIASWASQQQLIACRGVRQPRVNSSAAQELLDNVWLVLLSLLEGSRAPHCAEASTTPLLREGELVQLILLLTKTWLGHSAHQQVLWSRPAMLPPLMCALFTCVMRGMESQEFSPRVLNVLASGLAAMAAHVDAATANEGDADVDSTEGADDDAEGVDEESPEESGSGVPATPGDGRRRKQTRRLEGGTRGWAKATTVPAHVKRAALAAATSALFEVAHHYIHIFTAFSSDMDFLFTDFLKVLSQHFLPAVTRPPIAHHVGVRIGGTARSEMTFADLAYMCVGNAESKSLLKQAALRMEEAGVLDSSSASDGITAKAKAEPTLTDGSRSIFRVA from the coding sequence GCTGCTGACACTGCTGAAGGAAATGACAGTAGCAATCGGAAGCAGCCGTGCTCTGAGAAGCAATGCTTCGTCAGATGACTTCacgaaggcggtggcgcatcTTCTcacgagcagcaccgacCTTGCTCTCCTACTGCTGGGTGATGTCTCGATCGGTTCGAATGCTGCTACACCGGAAAGAGGGGAGTTGCAGcccggcagcgtcagcaatgaagagcagcagcggaaggcAATCCTTGCGCAGGTGCTCGTGTTGGTGACTGCAACGGCGCAGATGCTGCGGCGCGTACAGGTAAGCTATCCCATCAGCCACCTTTACCACACCCGGCCCTGCGCGGCGCTTCTGAAAATTGTCGCGAACAAGCACAAGcaactccagcagcggcacaggcacagcagTTGCAACAGCGAAGCCACCACAGAGAAGCCCCAGCGCGCTACAAACGACGCAGTCAATAGAGCTGGGGAGGGAGCAGCGGTACATGAGGTATCTACGACGcgtgtgccggtgctgctgagtcTGCTTCGTCGCTACATCCAGGTGTCTGCGCGGTGCTCACTCGCAGGAACCCAGCAGCCTTcacccacctcctcttgGGCTGCCAGCCTATTTTCcatcttttctcttttccagcGCCTGAGCCTGCTGCACGGCGCGCTCGGCGCGGTCGCGGACCTTTCGAAGGggctcgcggcgcagctcagccGTGCCTGCGATGACGTGCAGTACTGGCTGAGTCAGCTTCTGTCCAGCACCGCGTGCAACCGCGCGACTCGCTACGTGGTGTACTTCCGCGAGGATGAGCTGCGGCTAATGCAGCACAATGTGCGCCAGGCCTCCGAGTACGCGCTGTTCACGTTTGCTACGACGCCGCCGGCTGACCCAGGGCTTGTGgagtcgctgctggcgggtgacgctgctggcaACACCCGGGCCATCGATGCCTACGAAGAGGTGACGCACGCTCGCGCGGCTCTCGTGCTCGCGCAGTGGTGCGTGAGTGCACCATTTTATTTCGAGAGTTTCTGCCGAAATGAGTCGTGGGCTTCCTtcgcgcaggagcagcgacggctggTGTTGCGGCAGCAGTCCCGCGCGCGCCGCGGACTCGAGAAGACGTcgcacaggcagcagcggaaagagagggcaaggcagaaggcgctgcttCTGGACGAAGCGCCGGGCGATGGACCCTCCTCGGTGTCCAGCGGTGCATCTTCGGTGCAGAGCGGTGGCTCCGACTCTGCGTCCTCGACTGGCGGCTaccaccagcggcagcgccgtggcgtCAGCAGAGATGACGAAACAGCATCGCTCTCGTCCTTCCAAACCGCTCGCCACGTCGATCACGCTGACGCCAGCGTTGGCAGCAGTCTGACATCTCTCGCCAGCCGTGTGTCGCTTCTCTCGACGTTCTCCAAGCACTCGACTGCCTCCTAtctctccttcatctcgGTACTGCGGCCATCGGCTGCCGCTGACTCTGTGgcgggtggtgctggtgcccGTGATGGCAccgacggcgatggcgaagGTGCCGTCTCTGACACAGCTCGGCAGATGCACGAATCTGAGGATGGCAACACAAACCTGCCTCTCATTctgctggagcagctcaCTCTGGGTCTCCACCGCTTCATGGAGGCCTACCCGGCAGAACTGCTAGACCGCTACGGGCTGCGCAGTGTGTCGTGGAACAGCATTGCACGCATGTTTGCCATCGTGGAGGCGTCTCTGGCCAACAATACGCAGATGACAGCagggactgctgctgccgctgccgctcgaTGTCACACcaaccgccaccacagcagtcaggaacagcagcagccactctTCAACCTCGCGCAGGACATCCGCTACAACAAGGGGATGGGCTACGAGTGTCTGGGCTTGTTATTTGCCAAGGTAGTGGCCCCGTTACTCGACCTCAccccgtcgcagcagcagctaccgCGCGGCCCCACACACGAGGTGAGCGGGGCCAATGATGGTGAAAGCGGCGATgttggcagcagcagcagcatcggaggcaacagcaacggcaatCGCACCAAGGAAGAACTTTTCGCCAACGCCACCGTGGGAAGCGCGGTGCTGACCCTCAATGACGACCCTGCAACACGCGCTTCGGTGGAGGCGGCTCTGTCAACGTGCCTGACAGCGTACGAGAAGGTGGCGCCGCAGGTGGTGGACATGAGCCTCTCCACCATCCTCCGTCTTGCCTCGCGCACCGCGATCACCTCAGCGGGGATGACCACGccaccccgccccgccccgtTGATCTCGTCCTTGTCGAGTATGTTAGTAGCCTTTGTGCGCGACATTACGGCTCGTCTGGGCCGCAGCAACGACCTGCCGCGCCTAGTCGACGCcctgctcgagcagcgcgaCTTTGCTGCTaacgccgacgccgcggccgccgtcTCTGTGGCCAtggatggcagcggcgataCGGCGTCTTCCATCCGCTCGTTGCGTGCGATGTTTTCGCATCCCTCAGTACGACAGGCAGTCATGGCAGCGGCCGGGACGTCATTAGACCCCGAGAGCCTTCTGGGGCGTCTGAGCAGCGTTGCGGCGGAGCTTGTGGAGACTCGCAACGGCAAaatcagcagcggtgctcagGACGAGGAACAAGGCGAGGCGGCGTCTACTGCAACGTCTCCCTGGACCCACGATGACGCTCAAGTGCAGCGCATGCTTCTGGCGCTGGAGCTCATGGAAGCGCTTCTCGCAGGTGTTGTGCCGACGTCTGTCTCTGCCAGTGCGTTACTGGAGCATGCAGCGCAACTGGAGCTGTTGCTGAGCGCGTCTTTCATGGCCgccgtggaggagctgcagaggGTCgacccagcagcagcagcagcgtgggaCAGTGGAACCAGGGCCAGGGACCTTTATGGTGACCTCTTGCACGACAGGCGTCTGCTGATGATTCAACACATATATACGATCCGCCAATGCCGTGCTGTTACCATTCTTTGTCTGCAAGACCTCGGCACCCAGCATGTGCACGACTACCTCCGCATGTTGGAGGATGTCTTGTGGCAGCTCACGAGCCACGTGGGAAACCTCGTTGGCTCGCTGACACTGGCGGAGTTACAACCCTTGTTGCAGGCACACCCAGAGTGGTATAACAACAGCGAAGTCGTGGCACCTTCGCCATCGGTGCCGggacagctgcagctggaactccttcccccttcacTTATACTACAGCGCCTGTCGCTAGCGCGCACAGTGACCGTCGCCCTTGGAGCTCATGCAGGGCCTGAAGCGGAGCTTCGTGACATGGTGGCGCACCTATGGGACTGCCTGGGCAACGATAGGCTTGACACGGCTGCGAAAGCGCATCTGCGGCCGGCcggtgtgtctctgtggcTGGCGAACCAAATGACTTCGGAGGAGTGGGTCAGCTTGGTGGCGCTTGGCAAGGAAAAGGATGCGCGTGCCTCGATGATGGAGCTTCTCCTGCGCTCCGCCGCAGTTTCTTCCGCCGAGAGGACAGAGACACCGGCGTGGCTGTCGCGGTGTTTGCAGTGCATCcctgcgacggtgacgcGCGCGCTTGTCGACGCACTTGTGTCGCTGCCCGTTGAAGATCTCTGCGATACATTCTGCAAGAGCGCGGCCTTGTCCGCGCGTCAGCGGCGCGAGCTAGCCCGGCGGCAGTGGATGGTTCTCACGGCATCCCTCGTGGCAGCGTACGCGGTGGTGGGCCATAACCCGTACTGGCCCTCGGTCGTCGCGCACACAGTGTGCGCCGTGACGCACGTAGCGAGGGTGTGGCGGAAGTACGCGAAGGGGCGGCTTGGCGACGCCGATGGGACACCAGCGCAGGCCCCTCATCGCTCTACCGAGATGCACAGCTTTGCACTGCTCATGCGGCAGCTCCTATCGGTACTGCTGTGTACGCTCCGTAGTGAGCCACGCGCCGCGGGTGTGCTCCGCCGGGTGCTGCTAACGTTGGCGAGGGAATCGGCGGTCGCGTCGTCATCGGCAGCGCCCCCAACAGCCCCGGCTCTGTCGCGCTGTGGCATGTCCGTGGCCTACGTTGAGGCACTGAAGGTGCCCGCGACCTCGCTCAGTGACCTGAGTGCGCCAGCCCCGCTGACAGCGTCCACCCTCACCACAACGGTCAacgaaggagaggaagacgaggtgTTTGTCGCCTTGAAGGACATGACGTTCGAGGATGAGCTGCGCGGCGTAGGCATCCAACTCTTCGCCCCTGCCTTTGCGAAGCGCCTCGTCACTCTGACGGGACTTTGCAGTGAcagtgcggcggtggccatgCCGTTGACCTTCGCTACGGCCGCCGCTGTAATCAGAGCTAGCATGAGTACGCTCGCGCTGCTCTACCAGATCTGCGTGGCCGCCGCGCAGGCATCGTGGCGGGCCAGGACAACCGACGGAAATCTTGATGCATTGATGCAGACGCCAGCGGTCGTGTTCCTGCACGCCGTCGCCAGTGGATTTCATGCACGCGGCGCTACGATAGCGTCGAGCAACGGCGCCTCCACCGGCGCGGCAACTACTGTCGCGTTGACGGCGTTTCTCGAGCAATTCAATGGTCATGATGGGGCGCCCGCAGAGCATCGTTTGTTTGTCCATATTGCatccgccgccaccaccgcaccaGGAGAGAAACGGCGACAAGTGCGCGATACGACaaacggcggcgctggtgacgtGGCGAACGGCGCCACGGTCTCTTCTGCTCCtagggcagcggcagtcgcTTCGTCCGATGCTttggaggcggtggagaagCTGTGGTGTGACCAGCTGCGATCTATTGCGTGTACTGTGATGCATCTCAGCCACACAGCAGAGGGTGAGTGTAACGCATCCGCCGCCGTGCTACAGAAGGCGTGTGTTACCTTTCGCCAGCTCTTCACTTGTATGTGGTCGAGCGCTCGCAGCAAGCAGCACCAGATGTCCAAGGGTAGCGGTAGTCGTACtggtggaggcagcggcggtggctcgAAGCGTGTCCGCAGCCATGGCGACAGCGAGCCGAcggtgcaccacagcagcctcTCAGGCGGTGTCGACGCATTCTTAGCTGAAgtgctcgctctctctcgcacgactggcgacgacggcagcgacgcagtCGGTGGTGTGACAGGCAACAACCTGCGCTGTCAGCTAGCCGACTTCTTCGGGATtacggcgacagcgaccaAAGGAGCGGCACGCAGCGATGTGCATGTGGGCCGCGTATGCGACCGATTGTGGATGCGGCTGTTAAGCGCTGGCGAGGAAgcaggcgtgtgtgcacTATGGCTCTTGTGGAAGCTTCAGTGCGTTTCGGCGACCCTTAGAGACGACTCTGCGACAACCGAGGGACTTCAGGATGACTCGCAGGCGCGCATGAGGAAGTTTCTCTGCGCCTACTGTGACATGAACGCCTGCGTTGAAGGggatgcagcggcggcgtggacCGCCAGCACATACACCCGCgtggcgacgatgctgcGGGCGTTGCCGAATACGCTCCGCGTCCTCACTGCTGAAGGAGCACCACCGCTCTTCCACGAACACGTGAATAGTCTACTGACTAGCACTATTCCAAGAGCGTCGCCTCGTTCCAGCGCAGACGCGAGCTCCTTCGCTGTGGCAgctccggcggcggcggagctgctcgtgCACTTGCTTTCTGTCCGCCCACGTCTGCCAGCTgagatgctgctgccacacgcgcagcacctgctggtGTGGCTCTCGTCCCCGTCCTCTTCTGCCgcgtcgctggcggcggtgggggctCACGGTGGTACTAgtccatctctctcctcgctgtgcatccgcgtctgtgccgccgttgccgcacACCCTGCCGTATCAAGCGCGTCTGACGCCTCTGCGCTGATTGCCTCCTGggcatcgcagcagcaactgatCGCATGCCGAGGTGTGAGACAACCTCGCGTCAACAGTAGCGCCGCGCAGGAATTGCTCGACAATGtgtggctggtgctgctctctctcttggagGGCTCCAGAGCGCCACACTGCGCGGAGGCatcgacgacgccgctgctgcgcgagggcgagctggtgcagcttATCCTGCTGCTCACCAAGACCTGGCTGGGCCATTCGGCACACCAGCAGGTGCTGTGGTCCCGTCCAGCGATGCTGCCTCCACTAATGTGCGCGCTGTTCACGTGTGTAATGCGCGGAATGGAGTCGCAGGAGTTCTCGCCCCGTGTGCTCAACGTGCTGGCGAGTGGGctggcagcgatggcggcgcatGTGGACGCGGCTACGGCGAACGAGGGCGATGCAGATGTTGACAGCACTGAgggcgccgacgacgacgccgagggCGTCGATGAAGAGAGCCCCGAGGAGTCGGGAAGCGGCGTGCCAGCGACACCGGGCGACGGGCGACGCCGCAAGCAAACGCGCCGGCTCGAAGGCGGCACTCGAGGATGGGCAAAGGCTACCACCGTCCCCGCGCACGTTAAGCGAGCCGcccttgccgccgccacgtcggCACTCTTCGAAGTCGCGCACCACTACATCCACATCTTCACTGCCTTCAGTAGCGACATGGACTTTCTCTTCACGGACTTCCTAAAGGTGCTCAGCCAGCACTTCCTGCCAGCCGTAACGCGGCCGCCCATCGCCCACCACGTCGGTGTGCGCATTGGCGGCACGGCGCGGTCGGAGATGACGTTTGCGGACCTCGCGTACATGTGCGTCGGCAACGCAGAGAGCAAGTCGCTGCTGAaacaggcggcgctgcgcatggaggaggcgggtgtGCTGGACAGCAGTAGTGCCAGTGACGGTATTACCGCGAAAGCGAAGGCTGAGCCAACGCTGACAGACGGCAGCCGAAGTATCTTCCGGGTCGCCTAG